TCCCCGAGCCGCCCCGGCCCGGTGCGTATCGTTTGCGGCTCGATACGGCGGGGGGCCTGGTGGATGTTTCGTTCCAGACTGAGCAGGTGGAAGCACCCCACGGCCCCGGCCAGCCCCCCGAAGCCTCCTGGTCGGAGGAGCATTTCAGCTTTAGCCTGCCCGACCCCGGCCCCATACGGGGGTTGGAAATTGCCCAGGCGGGCAGCCCGCTATTTCAGCGTGCGGTGGAGCCCCGCTTGCATAGCCAGCATGCTTCGGAGGTGGGTTTGCTCGAGCAAAACGGCAAAATCACCCTCTCGTGGGTCAGTAGTGCCTATCCTTACGCCTCGGTGGCCCACCTGGGCAGCCAGCGCACCACCCTGGGGCTGTGGCTAACCGGCGGCGAGGCCACCCTCTCAACCGCAGGCCTGGAAGCAGGAGGCCGGCTCGAGGTCACACTATCCGACGGGTTCAACACCCAGCGTTTGGAGTTTATGCGGTAGACTAACCCACCAGCTGCTCCAGCTCGTCCACCATGCTTTTGAGCACCTCAAACCCCCGCTCCACCGGCTCGGGGCTGTGCATGTCAATCCCTGCGATTTTGAGCGCGTCCAGCGGGTAGACCGAGTCGCCCGCCTTCAGGAAGTCCAGGTAGCGCCGGGCCGCGGGTTCGCCCTGCTCGAGCACATCCCTTGCCAGCGCGTTGGCGGCGGCAATGCCGGTGGCGTACTGGTACACATAAAAGGGGCTATACAGGTGCGAGAAATGCATCCAGCCCGCGCCCAGCCGCTCTTTGTCCAGTTCTACTTCACCGCCATAGCCCTCGGCGAAGAGTTCGGCCAGACGCTCTATCAGGAAGGGTGCGGTCAGGGCGCCGCCTTTTTCGATGCGGGTGTACAGTTCCTGCTCGAAGCGGGCCAGGGTGGGCATCACAAACAGGTAGCGGTGGAAGTTGGCAAAAGCCTCCTCCAACACCGCCAATTTGTATTCGGGGGTTTGGGCCTCGCGCAGCAGCATGGCCCGCACCAGGGCCTGGTTGAAGTTGGAGGCTACCTCGGCAATGAAGAGGCTGTAGCGGGCATAGATGATGGGCTGGGTTTTGCGGGTGAAGTAGCTGTGCATGGAGTGGCCGAGCTCGTGGGCCAGCGTACTCATTGAAAACAGGTCGTCGGACCAGCTCATGAAAATATAGGGAAAGGTGCCCTTGAGCCCCGAGGAGAAGGCCCCGGCCCGCTTGCCCTGGTTCTGCCCCCAGTCCACCCAGCGCTCCTCAAACAGCCCCCGCCGCATGGGCTCTACGTATTCCTGTCCGAGTGGTTCCATGCCCCGGCAGATGGTCTCGGCGGCCTCCCAGAAGGTTATCTTGGGGCTTGGCACCAGCGGCGCGGGTGCGTCGTAGATGGGTACGTCGTAGCTGTGAAGCTGGCCGCCCATTGCTTTCTTACGAATGCGCCAGAAGCGGTGCCAGGTGGGTAGGTTGGCCTGGAAGGTGGCCAGCAGATTGTCGTAAACGGCCCGGGGGATGTTGTCGCCGCAGGTGCGACTCACGGCCAGGGCCATCTCGAGGCTGCTTTTGTAGCTCCTTGTGCGGGCCTGAAATGCAAAGCTCTTGACGCTGCCCTGGAGCGTGGCGGCCAGGGTGTTTTTGAAAGCCAGGTGTCCATCGGCATAGGACTCCCAGGCGGCCTTGCGAACGGCGGGGCTGGGGTGTACCAGCAGCTCACCGATGGTGCTGTGAGAGACCGGGAGGTGCTCACCTTCCTGCGTTACGGGCCTAAACTGCATGTCGGCGTTGGTGGCCGCATAGGCGGTAGCGGCGTGCCCCCCCAGAGGGTCGGAGACGGCGGCCAGCACGGCCTCGACCTCCTCGCTGCGGACGTGGGGCTGACGGGTCTGCAATGCTTCAAAGTAGTGCCGGTAGACCGCCAGGGCAGGCTCGCTCTGCATGAAGCGCTCCAGGGTTTCCGCTGGAATGCTTAGAATCTCCGGCTCGAGGTAGGCACCAGCTGCGGCCAGCCGCGTGACCACCGCGCGGGCTTCGCCGACCATGCGGGTGAAGGCGGGGTTGGCGCCATCGGTAGCGAGGTTCAAAGAGGCGTACTGAAAAACCTTCATGGCCTGCAACATGCGCGTTTCGTAGGTTTGCAGGGCTTGCAGCAGAAGCTGGGGCGATTCCCCCAGTCGTCCGGCAAAAGGCTTGACCTCCTCCACGGCACGGGCGGCCTCCTCGAGCGCCGTGCGCCACTCGGCCTCCGAGGCAAAGAGGGCCTCGAGGTTCCAGGTTTGCTCCCTGGGTAGTTCGGTTCTTTTGGGTAGGGCACTCATCTGGGCCATTCTACCCACAAACTGACCCTGCGGTCAGTCGGCCAGGAAGTCGCGGAACCAGCGCCCGCTGTCCTTCAAAATACGGCGCTGGGTGGGGTAGTCCACGTATACCAGCCCAAAACGCGGCCTGTAGCCCTCAGCCCACTCGAAGTTGTCCAGCAGACTCCAGTAAAAATAGCCCTCCACCGGCACCCCCTCCTGTTTGGCCCGCAGTAACTGGGCCAGGTGGGCCTGGATGAACTGAATCCGTTTGGGGTCGTGCACGCGCCCATCTTCTACCGCGTCGGGGAAGGCCGCCCCGTTTTCAGTGACGATGATACGCCGCACACCTTTGTAGGCGGCAAACTGCTTGAGCAAGCGATAGATGTTCTCCGGCCAGACCTCCCAGCCCATCTCGGTCAGCTCCCCGCTGCCGCGCTCGCCGTGCGGAATCTCCTGACCC
This genomic window from Meiothermus sp. CFH 77666 contains:
- the pepF gene encoding oligoendopeptidase F; the encoded protein is MSALPKRTELPREQTWNLEALFASEAEWRTALEEAARAVEEVKPFAGRLGESPQLLLQALQTYETRMLQAMKVFQYASLNLATDGANPAFTRMVGEARAVVTRLAAAGAYLEPEILSIPAETLERFMQSEPALAVYRHYFEALQTRQPHVRSEEVEAVLAAVSDPLGGHAATAYAATNADMQFRPVTQEGEHLPVSHSTIGELLVHPSPAVRKAAWESYADGHLAFKNTLAATLQGSVKSFAFQARTRSYKSSLEMALAVSRTCGDNIPRAVYDNLLATFQANLPTWHRFWRIRKKAMGGQLHSYDVPIYDAPAPLVPSPKITFWEAAETICRGMEPLGQEYVEPMRRGLFEERWVDWGQNQGKRAGAFSSGLKGTFPYIFMSWSDDLFSMSTLAHELGHSMHSYFTRKTQPIIYARYSLFIAEVASNFNQALVRAMLLREAQTPEYKLAVLEEAFANFHRYLFVMPTLARFEQELYTRIEKGGALTAPFLIERLAELFAEGYGGEVELDKERLGAGWMHFSHLYSPFYVYQYATGIAAANALARDVLEQGEPAARRYLDFLKAGDSVYPLDALKIAGIDMHSPEPVERGFEVLKSMVDELEQLVG